A genomic segment from Chitinophagaceae bacterium encodes:
- a CDS encoding helix-turn-helix domain-containing protein, producing MRISVYVPQHAVIEAISPAYRLFKTANDFLAAAGKKPKFEVEYVGLHKSIKANDGEYSIKVDKLIDEIKKTDLIFIPALYGNMKTAVSRNAKAIPWLQQMHKKGAEVASLCIGAFLLGATGLVDGKKCSTHWAYCGEFKETYPKVEIVDGSIITEQGSVYSSGGANSLWNLLLYLLEKFTDRETAVLASKYFAIDIDRSSQSAFAMFTGQKHHSDKEILKAQEYIENNIHEKITTNVLATVTTLGRRTFERRFKDATHHSVLEYIQRIKIEAAKRQFENNRKNVNDIMYEVGYTDTKAFRDLFKKITGLTPIEYRNKYSKM from the coding sequence ATGCGTATTTCCGTTTACGTTCCGCAACATGCAGTAATAGAAGCCATTTCACCGGCATACCGGTTGTTTAAAACCGCTAACGATTTTTTAGCTGCGGCTGGCAAAAAACCAAAGTTTGAAGTGGAATATGTGGGTTTGCACAAAAGTATAAAAGCCAATGATGGGGAATACAGCATAAAGGTTGACAAACTGATTGATGAAATAAAAAAAACCGATTTAATATTTATACCGGCATTGTATGGTAATATGAAAACGGCGGTAAGCCGCAATGCCAAAGCCATTCCCTGGCTGCAACAAATGCATAAAAAAGGAGCGGAGGTAGCCAGCCTTTGTATAGGCGCATTTTTGCTGGGCGCTACCGGATTGGTAGATGGTAAAAAATGCTCCACGCACTGGGCCTATTGCGGCGAGTTTAAAGAAACCTATCCCAAGGTAGAAATAGTAGATGGTTCTATAATTACAGAGCAGGGCAGCGTGTACAGCAGCGGTGGCGCCAATTCTTTATGGAACCTGCTTTTGTATCTTTTAGAAAAATTTACCGACAGGGAAACCGCAGTGCTTGCCTCAAAATATTTTGCCATAGATATAGACCGGAGCAGCCAATCAGCCTTTGCTATGTTTACCGGGCAAAAACATCATAGCGATAAAGAAATATTAAAAGCCCAGGAGTATATCGAAAATAATATTCACGAAAAAATAACTACTAATGTGCTGGCAACAGTAACTACCCTTGGCCGCCGTACATTTGAACGCCGTTTTAAAGATGCTACCCATCATTCTGTTTTAGAATATATCCAGCGCATAAAAATCGAAGCAGCCAAACGCCAGTTTGAAAACAACCGTAAAAACGTAAACGATATTATGTACGAAGTAGGCTATACCGATACCAAAGCCTTTAGGGATTTGTTTAAAAAAATAACCGGGCTTACCCCTATTGAATACAGGAATAAGTACAGCAAAATGTAA
- a CDS encoding histidine phosphatase family protein: MKYILILLTAILLIGEGCKVAATTRIYIVRHADRTNPPEDDLIPIGVTRANELKRVLLLAGVDSIFSTNFERTKKTVQPLATAKNLQTIIYDNNANLLLRILKNSKGKTVLVAGHSDTVSELISLCGCSPPFAQIPSTQFDNLFLIILQKEKINNEVSTSCKLLQMKYGAITN, from the coding sequence ATGAAATACATTTTGATTCTCTTAACTGCAATTTTACTAATTGGCGAAGGTTGCAAAGTTGCAGCAACAACCCGCATCTACATTGTGCGCCATGCCGATAGAACTAATCCGCCGGAGGATGATTTAATACCTATAGGTGTTACCCGAGCCAATGAATTAAAAAGGGTATTGCTTTTAGCTGGTGTTGACAGCATCTTTAGCACCAATTTTGAGCGAACAAAAAAAACAGTGCAGCCCCTGGCTACAGCAAAAAATTTGCAAACAATAATTTATGACAATAATGCAAATCTACTCCTGCGAATCTTAAAAAACAGTAAAGGAAAAACTGTTTTGGTTGCCGGGCATTCTGATACGGTTTCAGAATTAATTTCACTTTGCGGTTGCTCACCTCCATTTGCCCAAATACCATCCACCCAGTTTGATAATTTGTTTTTAATCATTTTGCAAAAAGAAAAAATCAATAACGAGGTGTCCACATCCTGTAAATTACTACAAATGAAATACGGAGCGATTACTAATTAA
- a CDS encoding DUF4412 domain-containing protein, translating into MFSKICFLICLSTAFFKVNVWAQKNKKPQPLNEGMVTYAFKNNGKEVKERLLKLVFKNNIACLFSGNNPKEQVGPFIDYQQQETLQMLNNKEGNRYTLITPFSNYEKANLTGETETILGYKCQKAKVFIRSNTIEIWFTNELSIKGTPSLGIAPGLGLILKMVRNGNFETYATKVELKDIADFECKLPEDRGILVADATYRRKEIDSRFLTIPVFHQQQINFTDSIVNPSENLENVTYRYAGGTIVMKKIKLPAKENYNVFANLTQYSNGDAYDRTGTVFIIPMDKKNSFLDGIQKGIKELPVYKDKNGKEYQGVVATDNYLPALELMRFFTPFGVRAFNNNVKIEGYHWADSVNYKQDITDLLPAMQGEVWIGVFIGNYDRGGHTINLNFNYYPDKESKPKNSWVASIFNTLNILEMAGQTYATMFDNDSLTVTVNIPEHLKSLTLRYISTGHGGWGGGDEFNKKDNEIFLDGEKIYSFIPWRTDCATYRMYNPSSGNFGDGLSSSDLSRSNWCPGTTTNPVYIPIKNITPGKHTFKIAIPLGKTEGTSFSAWNISGVLIGEF; encoded by the coding sequence ATGTTTTCAAAAATTTGTTTTCTTATTTGCCTGTCAACTGCATTTTTTAAAGTAAATGTATGGGCCCAAAAAAATAAAAAGCCACAACCTCTTAACGAAGGAATGGTTACTTATGCATTTAAAAATAATGGTAAAGAGGTTAAAGAAAGATTGCTGAAATTAGTTTTTAAAAATAATATTGCCTGTTTGTTTTCCGGGAACAATCCCAAAGAACAGGTAGGTCCGTTTATTGATTATCAGCAACAGGAAACCCTGCAAATGCTTAACAACAAAGAAGGGAACCGATACACATTAATAACGCCCTTTTCAAATTACGAAAAAGCGAATTTAACAGGAGAAACGGAAACAATATTGGGATACAAATGCCAAAAGGCAAAAGTTTTTATCCGGTCAAATACAATTGAAATATGGTTTACGAACGAATTAAGTATAAAAGGAACACCATCATTGGGAATTGCACCCGGCCTTGGCCTTATATTAAAAATGGTACGCAACGGCAATTTTGAAACCTATGCCACAAAAGTAGAATTAAAAGATATAGCTGATTTCGAGTGTAAATTACCCGAGGATAGAGGTATACTTGTAGCCGATGCAACTTACCGGCGTAAAGAAATTGACAGCCGGTTTCTCACCATTCCTGTGTTTCATCAGCAACAAATTAATTTTACCGATTCTATTGTTAACCCTTCCGAAAATTTAGAAAATGTTACGTACCGGTATGCAGGCGGAACTATTGTGATGAAAAAAATTAAACTGCCAGCAAAAGAAAACTATAATGTGTTTGCCAACCTTACCCAATATTCTAATGGCGATGCATACGACCGTACCGGAACGGTTTTTATAATTCCTATGGATAAAAAAAATTCTTTCTTAGATGGAATACAAAAAGGAATTAAGGAATTGCCTGTATATAAAGATAAAAATGGTAAAGAATACCAGGGCGTAGTAGCAACAGATAATTATTTGCCTGCATTGGAATTGATGCGCTTCTTCACTCCATTTGGTGTAAGGGCGTTTAATAACAATGTAAAGATAGAAGGATACCATTGGGCAGATTCTGTTAATTACAAACAGGATATTACCGATTTGTTGCCGGCGATGCAAGGTGAAGTTTGGATTGGGGTATTTATTGGTAATTACGACCGGGGTGGGCATACCATCAATCTTAACTTCAATTATTATCCCGATAAGGAAAGTAAACCCAAAAATAGTTGGGTAGCTTCCATTTTTAATACCCTTAATATTTTGGAAATGGCAGGCCAAACCTATGCTACCATGTTTGATAATGATTCTTTAACCGTTACCGTAAATATTCCTGAACATTTAAAAAGTTTAACATTGCGCTATATCTCCACAGGCCATGGAGGCTGGGGTGGAGGCGATGAGTTTAATAAAAAAGACAATGAAATATTTTTGGATGGAGAAAAAATATACAGCTTTATACCCTGGAGAACAGATTGTGCCACTTACCGCATGTACAATCCCTCATCCGGAAATTTTGGAGACGGCCTTTCTTCATCTGATTTAAGCCGATCTAACTGGTGCCCGGGTACTACTACCAACCCGGTTTATATCCCAATAAAAAATATTACCCCTGGTAAACATACCTTTAAAATTGCTATTCCATTGGGCAAAACAGAAGGTACAAGCTTTAGCGCATGGAATATTTCGGGGGTGCTGATAGGGGAGTTTTAA
- a CDS encoding TerC family protein, producing the protein MDFIVPDFSNPAVWISLLTLSFLEIVLGIDNIIFISIVAGKLPKSQQRKARNLGLLLAMVFRVGLLLCINWIIGLKDPVISIASIPGIADEGLHLSIKDLILIAGGIFLIVKSTLEIHHKFQKEQEKEQHNSNIKIGFGAVIFQIILVDAVFSFDSILTAVGLVDNVLIMIIAVIISIVIMMLFAGPVTKIINQHPTLQMLALSFLVVIGVVLIASGLHQEVSKSIIYSCLGFSLLVEMLNIRLRQRAQKAKLGLPREK; encoded by the coding sequence ATGGATTTTATTGTTCCGGATTTTTCCAACCCTGCAGTATGGATAAGCCTGCTTACCCTAAGTTTTTTAGAAATTGTATTGGGTATAGATAATATTATATTTATTTCTATAGTAGCGGGCAAGTTGCCCAAAAGCCAACAACGTAAAGCCCGTAATTTAGGTTTGTTGCTGGCCATGGTATTTAGGGTAGGGCTATTACTTTGCATCAATTGGATTATAGGTTTAAAAGACCCTGTAATTAGTATTGCATCTATACCGGGCATTGCAGATGAAGGCCTGCATTTGAGTATTAAAGATTTAATCCTTATTGCCGGTGGTATTTTTTTAATTGTAAAAAGCACCCTGGAAATACATCATAAATTTCAAAAAGAACAGGAAAAGGAGCAGCACAACAGTAACATTAAAATTGGTTTTGGCGCTGTAATATTTCAAATCATTTTAGTAGATGCCGTTTTTTCATTCGATTCTATTCTTACCGCTGTTGGCTTGGTAGATAATGTACTCATCATGATTATTGCGGTAATAATTTCTATTGTAATCATGATGTTATTTGCTGGGCCGGTAACTAAAATTATTAATCAACATCCTACTTTACAAATGCTGGCGCTTTCTTTTTTAGTGGTAATAGGCGTGGTACTTATTGCCAGTGGTTTGCACCAGGAGGTGAGCAAAAGTATAATTTATTCCTGCCTGGGTTTTTCATTATTGGTAGAAATGCTCAACATCCGGTTAAGGCAAAGGGCACAAAAAGCAAAATTGGGGCTTCCAAGGGAAAAGTAG
- a CDS encoding VTT domain-containing protein, translating to MQEIIDFFSHITNPEWIMQNGGLYIVVLIVFIETGFPFGFFLPGDSLLFIAGMVIANALAPFNLPLVNLIYWIVLIATAGTLGNFVGYWLGIKSETLLMHRKDNWFFKKKYLLQAKEFYDKKGGGAIMLARFLPIVRTFAPIVAGMVKMKPSKFSFYNIAGSFLWVLSIVGAGFLLGENEWVKNNLEKIIIGIVVVTTAPVFLKMISTRFKKKKLDTLPG from the coding sequence ATGCAGGAAATCATTGATTTCTTTTCTCATATAACCAACCCTGAGTGGATTATGCAAAACGGAGGATTATACATTGTTGTATTAATCGTATTTATAGAAACCGGTTTTCCGTTTGGCTTTTTTCTCCCCGGAGATTCTTTGTTGTTTATAGCAGGTATGGTAATTGCCAATGCTTTAGCTCCTTTTAACCTGCCTTTAGTTAATTTAATTTATTGGATTGTTTTGATAGCAACAGCAGGGACGCTGGGAAATTTTGTGGGTTACTGGTTGGGGATAAAATCTGAAACTTTGTTGATGCATCGTAAAGACAATTGGTTTTTTAAGAAAAAATATTTACTGCAGGCCAAAGAATTTTATGATAAAAAAGGCGGCGGAGCCATTATGCTGGCCAGGTTTTTACCCATAGTACGCACTTTTGCGCCCATTGTTGCCGGAATGGTTAAGATGAAGCCTTCAAAGTTTTCTTTTTATAATATTGCAGGTAGTTTTTTATGGGTATTATCCATTGTTGGCGCAGGATTTTTATTGGGCGAAAACGAGTGGGTAAAAAACAACCTGGAAAAAATAATTATCGGAATTGTAGTAGTTACAACAGCCCCGGTATTTTTAAAAATGATTTCTACCCGGTTTAAGAAAAAAAAGTTAGACACTCTTCCCGGCTAA
- a CDS encoding zf-TFIIB domain-containing protein has product MKCPNCNETLLMTQRNNIEIDYCPSCRGVWLDKGELDKMLDYTTQFAAPPQGQVFDSNPSYQEHKYKHSYSQQKPYKKKSFLSDLFDFD; this is encoded by the coding sequence ATGAAATGCCCCAATTGCAACGAAACCCTTTTAATGACCCAAAGAAATAATATTGAAATTGATTATTGCCCATCATGCCGTGGCGTATGGCTCGATAAAGGAGAGCTCGATAAAATGCTGGATTATACCACACAATTTGCAGCACCACCGCAAGGTCAGGTTTTTGATTCGAACCCCAGTTACCAGGAGCATAAATACAAACATTCTTACAGCCAGCAAAAACCTTATAAGAAAAAATCTTTTTTGAGCGATTTGTTCGACTTTGATTAA
- a CDS encoding M4 family metallopeptidase — translation MCQPTRKPYQCIIPPYISDKISSSPAGDADLDIDPNRSGERRFRNKRKALSRLSKARRSLMANVYNADDAEEMIIELYDAGQLPILPGEMVWQSGQSPKPKEKIAKEAIKGAENTWSVYKKLFNRNSIDNMGMVIQQSIHYRENPRKAFANAFWDGSQMIYGDGDGLTFGSFTGDLDIIAHELTHGIIDYEANLTYKNQSGALNESFADVFGILVKQWTNKTSARRSNWLISDKILKGKKYALRSMKAPGTAFKNHPELGDDPQPAVMSNYIKMTGDDGGVHYNSGIPNFAFYVAAYEMAGNAWEKAGAIWYAALTDKKALKKSATFKDARKATIAKAKTLYGAGSNEVKAVTKGWDAAEVK, via the coding sequence ATGTGCCAACCCACCCGCAAACCATATCAGTGCATTATTCCGCCTTATATTTCAGATAAAATTAGCAGTTCACCTGCCGGCGATGCCGATTTAGATATAGACCCTAACCGCAGTGGTGAAAGGCGTTTTAGAAATAAACGTAAAGCACTAAGTAGGCTAAGCAAAGCCCGCCGCTCCCTTATGGCCAATGTTTACAATGCCGATGATGCAGAAGAAATGATCATAGAATTATACGATGCCGGGCAACTGCCTATCCTGCCTGGTGAAATGGTTTGGCAAAGTGGGCAATCCCCCAAACCAAAAGAAAAAATTGCAAAAGAAGCCATAAAGGGCGCAGAAAATACATGGTCGGTTTATAAAAAATTATTTAACCGCAACTCCATAGATAATATGGGTATGGTAATACAACAATCAATTCACTACAGGGAAAACCCGAGAAAAGCATTTGCCAATGCATTTTGGGATGGAAGCCAAATGATCTATGGCGATGGTGATGGCTTAACCTTTGGAAGTTTTACAGGAGATTTGGATATTATTGCTCACGAACTTACCCATGGCATTATTGACTATGAAGCAAACCTAACTTATAAAAACCAAAGTGGAGCATTAAACGAATCTTTTGCAGATGTGTTTGGGATATTAGTAAAACAATGGACAAATAAAACTTCGGCAAGGCGATCCAACTGGTTAATTAGCGATAAAATATTAAAAGGGAAAAAATACGCATTGCGTTCAATGAAAGCGCCTGGTACTGCATTTAAAAACCACCCGGAGCTGGGAGATGACCCTCAACCTGCCGTAATGAGTAACTATATAAAAATGACAGGAGATGATGGTGGCGTACATTATAACAGTGGCATACCCAATTTTGCATTTTATGTAGCGGCTTACGAAATGGCGGGTAATGCCTGGGAAAAAGCAGGCGCAATTTGGTATGCAGCACTTACTGATAAAAAAGCATTGAAAAAAAGCGCTACATTTAAAGATGCACGAAAAGCTACCATTGCCAAAGCAAAAACGTTATATGGAGCAGGGAGCAATGAGGTAAAAGCAGTAACCAAAGGCTGGGATGCAGCCGAAGTAAAATAG
- a CDS encoding GH92 family glycosyl hydrolase has product MKNSGIRFCILLIIVFFSLSSCIQKNISTVQEKSYTQFVDPFIGTGGHGHVFLGANVPFGMVQLGPSQIMEGWDWCSGYHYSSNNIMGFTHTHLSGTGIGDLNDILIMPTVGKLDVTKASKEKPDIGYVSTFSHANEKCEPGYYRVLLDKYKIKAELTATERVGMHRYQFEKNDTARLLFDMSFGMGWDRATDALVEKINDSTITGYRFSNGWAEDQKVFFTAVFSQPMQAIQYYIKDSLQNATKGSGNTLKAAIEFNVKQNSPLLVKVALSPVSAENAALNMKEELPGWDFNAVAKQAKNKWNKELSKIEIEANDDTKKVFYTAMYHSLFAPVLFNDVNKDYLGADKKIYHNARFNNYSVFSLWDTYRALHPLFTITQPDKVNDIINTFLHIYQQQGRLPIWHLMGNETDCMNGDHSIPVIVDAFFKGYKNYDTLLAYEAVKITAMRKDPIPWGDPRVVPKQDLRIQAQYLNNLTFIPSDTLEKTVSNALEFAIDDWCVAQMAKAFNKKDDYDYFTKRSNLYKMYFDSITQFMRGRNANNTWRTPFDPAYSSHLAFDYVEGNAWQYTWLVPHDPKGLIGLFGSDDAFTKKLDQLFTTSASMGEEASPDISGLIGMYAQGNEPNHHIPYLYAFAGEQWKTAWRVRQIVDTFYTSKTDGLCGNEDCGQMSAWYIFSAAGFYPVNPANGIYILGSPAVNEATFHLPHNKKFTIKAINNSNENVYIQSASFNGRPYTKSWFTHAMLMNGGALLLTMGNKPSDFGKEDKDRPK; this is encoded by the coding sequence ATGAAGAATTCCGGCATACGTTTTTGCATACTATTAATTATTGTGTTTTTTTCCCTTTCTTCCTGCATACAAAAAAATATAAGCACTGTACAGGAAAAATCTTATACGCAATTTGTAGATCCCTTTATTGGCACAGGCGGCCATGGGCACGTTTTTCTTGGCGCCAATGTGCCTTTTGGCATGGTACAGCTTGGCCCTTCGCAAATTATGGAAGGCTGGGACTGGTGCAGTGGTTACCATTACAGCAGTAACAATATAATGGGCTTTACGCACACGCACCTTAGTGGCACCGGTATTGGCGACCTGAATGATATTTTAATTATGCCTACCGTAGGCAAATTAGATGTAACCAAAGCCAGCAAAGAAAAACCCGATATAGGATATGTTTCTACTTTTTCCCATGCTAATGAAAAATGTGAACCGGGTTATTACAGGGTATTGCTGGATAAATATAAAATTAAAGCTGAGCTAACTGCAACTGAAAGGGTAGGGATGCACCGTTATCAATTTGAAAAAAATGATACAGCCCGTTTATTATTTGATATGAGCTTTGGCATGGGCTGGGACAGGGCAACAGATGCATTGGTAGAAAAAATTAACGACAGTACCATTACAGGCTACCGTTTTTCCAACGGATGGGCAGAAGATCAAAAAGTATTTTTTACAGCCGTTTTTTCCCAACCCATGCAGGCCATTCAATATTATATAAAAGATAGCCTGCAGAATGCAACTAAGGGTAGTGGCAATACTTTAAAAGCAGCAATTGAATTTAACGTAAAACAAAATTCTCCGCTGTTGGTAAAAGTAGCTTTATCTCCGGTAAGTGCCGAAAATGCTGCACTCAATATGAAAGAAGAATTGCCTGGTTGGGATTTTAATGCAGTAGCGAAGCAGGCAAAAAATAAATGGAACAAAGAACTTTCCAAAATTGAAATTGAGGCCAACGACGATACCAAAAAAGTATTTTATACCGCAATGTATCACTCTCTTTTTGCACCTGTTTTATTTAATGATGTAAATAAAGATTACCTCGGTGCCGATAAAAAAATATATCATAATGCCAGGTTCAACAACTATTCTGTTTTTTCTTTATGGGATACCTACCGGGCATTGCACCCATTATTTACCATAACGCAGCCCGATAAAGTGAACGACATCATCAATACATTTTTGCATATTTACCAGCAGCAGGGCCGCTTGCCCATTTGGCATTTAATGGGTAATGAAACCGACTGTATGAATGGTGACCACTCTATACCGGTTATTGTAGATGCATTTTTTAAAGGCTATAAAAATTACGATACCCTACTGGCTTATGAAGCAGTGAAAATTACGGCAATGAGAAAAGACCCTATACCATGGGGCGATCCACGGGTTGTGCCAAAGCAAGACCTTCGCATTCAGGCCCAATACCTCAATAACCTTACATTTATTCCTTCAGATACTTTAGAGAAAACTGTTTCTAATGCTTTGGAATTTGCCATTGACGACTGGTGTGTAGCACAAATGGCAAAAGCTTTTAATAAAAAAGACGACTACGATTATTTTACGAAGCGAAGTAATTTGTATAAAATGTATTTTGACAGTATAACCCAATTTATGCGTGGCCGCAATGCTAATAATACCTGGCGAACGCCTTTTGATCCTGCTTATTCTTCTCACCTTGCATTTGACTACGTAGAAGGCAATGCCTGGCAATATACCTGGCTGGTACCGCATGATCCTAAAGGCTTAATTGGCTTGTTTGGAAGCGATGATGCATTTACGAAAAAGTTGGATCAGCTTTTCACTACCTCAGCTTCTATGGGTGAAGAAGCATCGCCGGATATTAGCGGGTTAATTGGAATGTATGCACAGGGCAATGAACCCAATCATCACATTCCTTATTTGTACGCATTTGCCGGCGAGCAATGGAAAACGGCATGGAGGGTTCGGCAAATTGTGGATACTTTTTATACCAGCAAAACCGATGGTTTATGCGGTAATGAAGATTGCGGACAAATGAGTGCATGGTATATTTTTTCTGCAGCAGGATTTTATCCTGTAAACCCTGCAAACGGAATTTATATTTTGGGTAGCCCGGCTGTAAATGAAGCTACATTCCATTTACCCCACAATAAAAAATTTACTATCAAAGCCATTAACAATTCAAATGAGAATGTATATATTCAAAGTGCAAGTTTTAATGGCAGGCCCTATACAAAATCATGGTTTACCCATGCAATGCTAATGAATGGCGGAGCGTTACTGCTTACCATGGGAAACAAGCCATCTGATTTTGGAAAAGAGGATAAAGACAGGCCGAAATAA
- a CDS encoding CHRD domain-containing protein, which translates to MKSIKSVLLIILLSTLNFIGCKKDDPDSVACDVVKDNLPLAGNQEVPANTSTAMGKLNVSFDTCNNLLRFTITWMELSGNPVGAHIHGIASMGVNASVKYDFSAAIPKVTSGTFTDTVLLDNVALIKASLLQDMYYVNIHTATYPGGEIRGQIDF; encoded by the coding sequence ATGAAATCTATTAAAAGCGTTTTACTCATCATTCTTTTAAGTACTTTAAATTTTATCGGATGTAAAAAAGACGACCCGGATTCGGTTGCATGTGATGTAGTTAAAGATAATTTACCCCTTGCGGGCAACCAGGAAGTGCCTGCGAATACTTCTACTGCTATGGGTAAATTGAACGTAAGTTTTGATACCTGCAATAACTTATTGAGGTTTACCATTACCTGGATGGAATTATCCGGAAATCCTGTGGGGGCGCATATACACGGTATAGCATCCATGGGTGTAAACGCATCAGTAAAGTATGATTTTAGCGCTGCAATCCCAAAAGTAACCTCAGGCACTTTTACCGATACCGTATTGTTGGATAATGTTGCTTTAATTAAAGCAAGCTTATTGCAGGATATGTATTATGTAAATATCCATACGGCTACTTATCCGGGTGGAGAAATAAGGGGACAAATTGATTTTTAA
- a CDS encoding serine hydrolase produces MKYFIYLMFVAVCFSCSKQNDVQPTPDNSMYFPSNTDTSWERASMATLGWNQGAVQPLKDYLNAKHTKSFMILVNGRIVMEEYFNGHNSTAPWEWNSAGKSLVSAAVGIAQQKGYLNINDKVSTYLGAGWSSEPQDKENLITIKNLLSMTSGLNDTSNLVIPANLTYVADAGTRWSYSNVFQLLMDVVAAASNQTYDNFFSTNLKSKIGMDGLWNYGVIFKIYYSNTRSMARYGLLALNKGKWKNEQVINEAYFTESTNSSQSINPSYGYLWWLNGKSNFMIPGAQIVFPGPLVPNAPADMFAAMGASDQRAYVIPSKNMVVIRMGDASDPANPTFAVSGFDNEMWAKINAVIQ; encoded by the coding sequence ATGAAATATTTCATTTATTTAATGTTTGTTGCTGTTTGTTTTTCATGCAGTAAACAAAACGATGTACAACCTACCCCGGATAATTCCATGTACTTTCCTTCTAATACCGATACCTCCTGGGAAAGAGCCTCAATGGCTACTTTGGGTTGGAACCAAGGCGCCGTACAGCCTCTAAAAGATTACCTGAACGCAAAGCATACAAAATCGTTTATGATTTTAGTAAATGGCCGTATTGTAATGGAAGAATATTTTAATGGCCACAACTCTACTGCGCCCTGGGAGTGGAACAGCGCAGGTAAATCTTTGGTATCTGCTGCCGTGGGTATTGCACAGCAAAAAGGATATTTAAATATAAATGATAAAGTTTCTACTTATTTAGGTGCCGGATGGTCAAGCGAACCACAGGATAAGGAAAATTTAATTACCATAAAAAACTTGCTGAGCATGACCTCAGGGCTAAATGATACCAGCAACCTGGTTATACCGGCCAATCTTACTTATGTAGCAGATGCAGGTACCCGTTGGTCGTACAGCAATGTATTTCAACTTTTGATGGATGTTGTAGCCGCAGCAAGCAACCAAACTTATGACAACTTTTTTAGCACAAATTTAAAAAGTAAAATTGGTATGGATGGCTTATGGAATTATGGAGTTATTTTTAAAATATATTATAGCAATACTCGTAGTATGGCCCGCTATGGCCTGCTTGCGCTTAATAAAGGAAAATGGAAAAATGAGCAGGTAATAAATGAAGCTTATTTTACAGAAAGTACAAACAGTTCTCAAAGTATTAATCCATCTTACGGCTATTTATGGTGGCTCAATGGCAAAAGTAATTTTATGATTCCCGGTGCCCAAATTGTTTTTCCGGGCCCACTGGTGCCCAATGCACCCGCCGACATGTTTGCAGCTATGGGTGCAAGTGACCAGCGTGCGTATGTAATTCCCAGTAAAAATATGGTGGTTATAAGAATGGGCGATGCATCCGATCCTGCAAATCCTACTTTTGCGGTATCCGGGTTTGACAATGAAATGTGGGCAAAAATAAATGCCGTGATTCAATAA